One part of the Arabidopsis thaliana chromosome 1 sequence genome encodes these proteins:
- a CDS encoding uncharacterized protein (FUNCTIONS IN: molecular_function unknown; INVOLVED IN: biological_process unknown; LOCATED IN: cellular_component unknown; BEST Arabidopsis thaliana protein match is: GYF domain-containing protein (TAIR:AT1G24300.2); Has 10 Blast hits to 10 proteins in 2 species: Archae - 0; Bacteria - 0; Metazoa - 0; Fungi - 0; Plants - 10; Viruses - 0; Other Eukaryotes - 0 (source: NCBI BLink).), producing the protein MDGRWSGADASLAGDWAESLFHRLNIDPKQHKMRRATSLPRDGNYLPRSELGSLNRNNSLLYANIEVFRECTFQRMLTCITENDLPTESGDSIYRKTIMLMKCWTDGEVAVLEDGSLLLSLYIALKLGVGFTRMKGCIDLNLEELSLLPSCFSEDSENFPA; encoded by the exons GGAGCTGATGCATCGCTAGCAGGTGACTGGGCTGAATCTCTATTCCATAGATTGAATATTGATCCTAAACAACATAAAATGAG GCGGGCCACCAGCTTGCCACGAGATGGGAATTATCTGCCTAGATCTGAGCTGGGATCATTGAACCGTAATAATTCCTTGCTTTATGCAAATATTGAAG TTTTTCGGGAATGCACTTTCCAAAGGATGTTGACGTGCATTACGGAAAACGATCTTCCTACCGAGTCTGGAGACAG TATCTATAGAAAGACGATAATGTTGATGAAATGCTGGACTGATGGAGAAGTAGCTGTTCTTGAAGATGGTTCACTAC TTTTAAGTCTTTATATTGCTCTGAAGTTAGGTGTAGGTTTTACAAGGATGAAAGGTTGTATCGATTTAAATCTAGAGGAACTTAGTTTACTTCCCTCTTGCTTTTCCGAAGACTCTGAGAACTTTCCAGCTTAA
- the PLDEPSILON gene encoding phospholipase D alpha 4 gives MSFCYLCSQCICTKPKAAYVTIKINKKKVAKTSSEYDRIWNQTFQILCAHPVTDTTITITLKTRCSVLGRFRISAEQILTSNSAVINGFFPLIADNGSTKRNLKLKCLMWFRPAYLEPGWCRALEEASFQGIRNASFPQRSNCRVVLYQDAHHKATFDPRVDDVPFNARNLWEDVYKAIESARHLVYIAGWALNPNLVLVRDNETEIPHAVGVTVGELLKRKSEEGVAVRVMLWNDETSLPMIKNKGVMRTNVERALAYFRNTNVVCRLCPRLHKKLPTAFAHHQKTITLDTRVTNSSTKEREIMSFLGGFDLCDGRYDTEEHSLFRTLGTEADFYQTSVAGAKLSRGGPREPWHDCHVSVVGGAAWDVLKNFEQRWTKQCNPSVLVNTSGIRNLVNLTGPTEENNRKWNVQVLRSIDHISATEMPRGLPVEKSVHDGYVAAIRKAERFIYIENQYFMGSCDHWESKNDKICSGCTNLIPVEIALKIAAKIRARERFAVYIVIPMWPEGPPESETVEEILHWTRETMSMMYQIIGEAIWEVGDKSHPRDYLNFFCLANREEKRDGEFEAVSSPHQKTHYWNAQRNRRFMVYVHSKLMIVDDTYILIGSANINQRSMDGCRDTEIAIGCYQTNTNNTNEIQAYRLSLWYEHTGGKITADDLSSSEPESLECVRGLRTIGEQMWEIYSGDKVVDMLGIHLVAYPISVTGDGAVEEVGDGCFPDTKTLVKGKRSKMFPPVLTT, from the exons ATGAGCTTTTGTTATCTTTGTTCACAGTGTATATGTACAAAGCCAAAAGCAGCTTACGTGACCATCAagataaacaagaagaaagttgctAAAACAAGCTCAGAATACGACCGTATTTGGAATCAGACTTTTCAGATCCTCTGCGCTCACCCGGTTACTGACACGACTATCACCATCACGCTCAAGACTCGATGTTCTGTTCTCGGAAGATTCCGAATCTCTGCAGAACAGATCCTGACATCTAATTCAGCAGTTATCAACGGGTTCTTCCCTCTGATTGCAGACAATGGGTCAACGAAACGTAACTTGAAGCTTAAGTGTTTGATGTGGTTCAGACCGGCTTATCTTGAACCGGGATGGTGCAGAGCGCTTGAAGAAGCGTCTTTTCAAGGTATTAGGAACGCAAGCTTCCCTCAAAGATCGAACTGCAGAGTCGTACTGTATCAAGATGCACACCACAAGGCCACATTTGATCCAAGGGTTGATGATGTTCCTTTTAATGCAAGGAATCTATGGGAAGATGTTTACAAAGCGATCGAAAGTGCTAGGCACTTGGTTTACATTGCAGGATGGgcactaaaccctaatcttgTTCTTGTACGCGACAACGAAACTGAGATTCCACATGCGGTTGGAGTAACGGTTGGCGAGCTTCTGAAACGGAAATCAGAGGAAGGTGTAGCGGTGAGAGTAATGTTGTGGAACGACGAGACGTCTTTACCAATGATCAAGAACAAAGGTGTAATGAGAACAAACGTCGAAAGAGCTCTTGCTTACTTCAGAAACACAAACGTTGTTTGTAGATTGTGTCCAAGATTGCACAAAAAGCTCCCTACAGCGTTTGCACACCACCAAAAGACAATAACACTGGATACACGGGTGACAAATTCAAGCACGAAGGAGCGAGAGATCATGAGCTTCCTTGGCGGGTTTGACCTTTGCGATGGTCGATATGACACTGAGGAGCATTCACTGTTTCGTACACTCGGAACAGAAGCTGATTTTTACCAGACAAGTGTAGCTGGAGCTAAGCTAAGTAGAGGCGGACCAAGAGAGCCATGGCATGATTGCCATGTGTCCGTGGTTGGAGGAGCGGCTTGGGATGTCCTGAAGAACTTCGAACAGCGATGGACGAAACAGTGTAACCCTTCCGTGTTGGTTAACACTTCAGGGATCAGAAACTTAGTAAACCTAACCGGACCTACTGAGGAAAATAACAGGAAATGGAATGTTCAAGTTCTGAGATCGATAGATCACATATCGGCAACAGAGATGCCAAGAGGTTTGCCGGTAGAGAAGAGTGTACACGATGGCTATGTCGCAGCAATTCGAAAGGCTGAGAGGTTTATCTACATCGAGAATCAGTATTTCATGGGAAGCTGTGATCATTGGGAGAGCAAGAACGATAA AATCTGCAGCGGATGCACAAACTTGATACCTGTCGAAATAGCGTTAAAGATTGCTGCTAAGATACGTGCAAGGGAGAGATTTGCTGTGTATATAGTCATACCGATGTGGCCGGAAGGGCCACCGGAGAGTGAAACGGTTGAAGAGATACTTCATTGGACGAGAGAGACGATGTCAATGATGTATCAGATCATTGGAGAGGCGATATGGGAAGTTGGAGACAAGTCGCATCCGAGGGATTATCTAAACTTCTTCTGTCTTgcaaacagagaagagaagagagatgggGAGTTTGAAGCAGTTTCGTCGCCCCACCAGAAAACGCATTACTGGAATGCGCAGAGGAATCGGAGATTCATGGTCTATGTCCACTCCAAGCTCATGATAG TGGACGACACATACATTTTGATAGGATCAGCCAATATAAACCAGAGATCAATGGATGGTTGTCGGGACACCGAGATTGCAATAGGTTGCTACCAAACCAATACCAACAACACCAACGAAATCCAAGCTTACCGGTTATCGCTCTGGTATGAGCATACCGGTGGCAAGATCACGGCAGATGACTTATCATCGTCAGAGCCAGAGAGTCTTGAATGTGTCCGAGGGTTACGGACAATAGGAGAGCAAATGTGGGAGATTTACAGTGGAGACAAGGTCGTAGACATGCTCGGTATCCATTTGGTCGCCTATCCAATTAGTGTGACAGGAGATGGTGCAGTTGAGGAAGTCGGTGACGGTTGCTTTCCTGATACCAAGACCTTGGTGAAAGGAAAGAGGTCCAAGATGTTTCCTCCTGTTCTAACCACCTGA
- the PLDEPSILON gene encoding phospholipase D alpha 4 (phospholipase D alpha 4 (PLDEPSILON); CONTAINS InterPro DOMAIN/s: C2 calcium/lipid-binding domain, CaLB (InterPro:IPR008973), Phospholipase D (InterPro:IPR015679), Phospholipase D, plant (InterPro:IPR011402), Phospholipase D/Transphosphatidylase (InterPro:IPR001736), C2 calcium-dependent membrane targeting (InterPro:IPR000008); BEST Arabidopsis thaliana protein match is: phospholipase D alpha 1 (TAIR:AT3G15730.1); Has 1995 Blast hits to 1528 proteins in 409 species: Archae - 2; Bacteria - 580; Metazoa - 308; Fungi - 419; Plants - 534; Viruses - 0; Other Eukaryotes - 152 (source: NCBI BLink).): MELEEQKKYFHGTLEITIFDATPFSPPFPFNCICTKPKAAYVTIKINKKKVAKTSSEYDRIWNQTFQILCAHPVTDTTITITLKTRCSVLGRFRISAEQILTSNSAVINGFFPLIADNGSTKRNLKLKCLMWFRPAYLEPGWCRALEEASFQGIRNASFPQRSNCRVVLYQDAHHKATFDPRVDDVPFNARNLWEDVYKAIESARHLVYIAGWALNPNLVLVRDNETEIPHAVGVTVGELLKRKSEEGVAVRVMLWNDETSLPMIKNKGVMRTNVERALAYFRNTNVVCRLCPRLHKKLPTAFAHHQKTITLDTRVTNSSTKEREIMSFLGGFDLCDGRYDTEEHSLFRTLGTEADFYQTSVAGAKLSRGGPREPWHDCHVSVVGGAAWDVLKNFEQRWTKQCNPSVLVNTSGIRNLVNLTGPTEENNRKWNVQVLRSIDHISATEMPRGLPVEKSVHDGYVAAIRKAERFIYIENQYFMGSCDHWESKNDKICSGCTNLIPVEIALKIAAKIRARERFAVYIVIPMWPEGPPESETVEEILHWTRETMSMMYQIIGEAIWEVGDKSHPRDYLNFFCLANREEKRDGEFEAVSSPHQKTHYWNAQRNRRFMVYVHSKLMIVDDTYILIGSANINQRSMDGCRDTEIAIGCYQTNTNNTNEIQAYRLSLWYEHTGGKITADDLSSSEPESLECVRGLRTIGEQMWEIYSGDKVVDMLGIHLVAYPISVTGDGAVEEVGDGCFPDTKTLVKGKRSKMFPPVLTT; the protein is encoded by the exons ATGGAGCttgaagaacagaagaagtACTTTCATGGAACACTAGAGATTACAATCTTCGATGCAACACCTTTTTCTCCTCCATTTCCTTTCAAT TGTATATGTACAAAGCCAAAAGCAGCTTACGTGACCATCAagataaacaagaagaaagttgctAAAACAAGCTCAGAATACGACCGTATTTGGAATCAGACTTTTCAGATCCTCTGCGCTCACCCGGTTACTGACACGACTATCACCATCACGCTCAAGACTCGATGTTCTGTTCTCGGAAGATTCCGAATCTCTGCAGAACAGATCCTGACATCTAATTCAGCAGTTATCAACGGGTTCTTCCCTCTGATTGCAGACAATGGGTCAACGAAACGTAACTTGAAGCTTAAGTGTTTGATGTGGTTCAGACCGGCTTATCTTGAACCGGGATGGTGCAGAGCGCTTGAAGAAGCGTCTTTTCAAGGTATTAGGAACGCAAGCTTCCCTCAAAGATCGAACTGCAGAGTCGTACTGTATCAAGATGCACACCACAAGGCCACATTTGATCCAAGGGTTGATGATGTTCCTTTTAATGCAAGGAATCTATGGGAAGATGTTTACAAAGCGATCGAAAGTGCTAGGCACTTGGTTTACATTGCAGGATGGgcactaaaccctaatcttgTTCTTGTACGCGACAACGAAACTGAGATTCCACATGCGGTTGGAGTAACGGTTGGCGAGCTTCTGAAACGGAAATCAGAGGAAGGTGTAGCGGTGAGAGTAATGTTGTGGAACGACGAGACGTCTTTACCAATGATCAAGAACAAAGGTGTAATGAGAACAAACGTCGAAAGAGCTCTTGCTTACTTCAGAAACACAAACGTTGTTTGTAGATTGTGTCCAAGATTGCACAAAAAGCTCCCTACAGCGTTTGCACACCACCAAAAGACAATAACACTGGATACACGGGTGACAAATTCAAGCACGAAGGAGCGAGAGATCATGAGCTTCCTTGGCGGGTTTGACCTTTGCGATGGTCGATATGACACTGAGGAGCATTCACTGTTTCGTACACTCGGAACAGAAGCTGATTTTTACCAGACAAGTGTAGCTGGAGCTAAGCTAAGTAGAGGCGGACCAAGAGAGCCATGGCATGATTGCCATGTGTCCGTGGTTGGAGGAGCGGCTTGGGATGTCCTGAAGAACTTCGAACAGCGATGGACGAAACAGTGTAACCCTTCCGTGTTGGTTAACACTTCAGGGATCAGAAACTTAGTAAACCTAACCGGACCTACTGAGGAAAATAACAGGAAATGGAATGTTCAAGTTCTGAGATCGATAGATCACATATCGGCAACAGAGATGCCAAGAGGTTTGCCGGTAGAGAAGAGTGTACACGATGGCTATGTCGCAGCAATTCGAAAGGCTGAGAGGTTTATCTACATCGAGAATCAGTATTTCATGGGAAGCTGTGATCATTGGGAGAGCAAGAACGATAA AATCTGCAGCGGATGCACAAACTTGATACCTGTCGAAATAGCGTTAAAGATTGCTGCTAAGATACGTGCAAGGGAGAGATTTGCTGTGTATATAGTCATACCGATGTGGCCGGAAGGGCCACCGGAGAGTGAAACGGTTGAAGAGATACTTCATTGGACGAGAGAGACGATGTCAATGATGTATCAGATCATTGGAGAGGCGATATGGGAAGTTGGAGACAAGTCGCATCCGAGGGATTATCTAAACTTCTTCTGTCTTgcaaacagagaagagaagagagatgggGAGTTTGAAGCAGTTTCGTCGCCCCACCAGAAAACGCATTACTGGAATGCGCAGAGGAATCGGAGATTCATGGTCTATGTCCACTCCAAGCTCATGATAG TGGACGACACATACATTTTGATAGGATCAGCCAATATAAACCAGAGATCAATGGATGGTTGTCGGGACACCGAGATTGCAATAGGTTGCTACCAAACCAATACCAACAACACCAACGAAATCCAAGCTTACCGGTTATCGCTCTGGTATGAGCATACCGGTGGCAAGATCACGGCAGATGACTTATCATCGTCAGAGCCAGAGAGTCTTGAATGTGTCCGAGGGTTACGGACAATAGGAGAGCAAATGTGGGAGATTTACAGTGGAGACAAGGTCGTAGACATGCTCGGTATCCATTTGGTCGCCTATCCAATTAGTGTGACAGGAGATGGTGCAGTTGAGGAAGTCGGTGACGGTTGCTTTCCTGATACCAAGACCTTGGTGAAAGGAAAGAGGTCCAAGATGTTTCCTCCTGTTCTAACCACCTGA
- the PRA7 gene encoding PRA1 (Prenylated rab acceptor) family protein (PRA7; INVOLVED IN: vesicle-mediated transport; LOCATED IN: endoplasmic reticulum, plasma membrane; EXPRESSED IN: 25 plant structures; EXPRESSED DURING: 15 growth stages; CONTAINS InterPro DOMAIN/s: Prenylated rab acceptor PRA1 (InterPro:IPR004895); BEST Arabidopsis thaliana protein match is: PRA1 (Prenylated rab acceptor) family protein (TAIR:AT3G13720.1); Has 523 Blast hits to 523 proteins in 128 species: Archae - 0; Bacteria - 0; Metazoa - 75; Fungi - 90; Plants - 309; Viruses - 6; Other Eukaryotes - 43 (source: NCBI BLink).), which produces MTNYGAIPTSSHPSPAIDLEYISRAKHRIKSGLATRRPWKSMFDFESMTLPHGFFDAISRIKTNLGYFRANYAIGVLFILFLSLLYHPTSLIVLSILVVFWIFLYFLRDEPLVVFGYQIDDRTVLIGLSVLTVVMLLLTHATSNILGSLLTAAVLVLIHAAVRRSDNLFLDEEAAAVTEASGLMSYPSS; this is translated from the coding sequence aTGACGAACTACGGGGCGATTCCGACGTCGTCTCATCCATCACCGGCGATAGATCTCGAATACATCTCACGCGCCAAACACCGTATAAAATCCGGTCTAGCTACGCGCCGCCCATGGAAATCAATGTTCGATTTCGAATCAATGACTCTCCCTCACGGTTTCTTCGACGCGATCTCGAGGATCAAAACGAATCTCGGCTATTTCAGAGCTAATTACGCCATCGGAGTTctcttcatcctcttcctAAGCCTTCTATATCACCCAACCTCGTTGATCGTGTTATCAATCTTGGTCGTCTTCTGGATCTTTCTCTATTTCCTCCGTGACGAGCctcttgttgtttttggttatcaGATTGATGATCGGACGGTTCTTATTGGTTTATCGGTTTTGACGGTTGTGATGCTTTTGTTGACTCACGCTACTTCGAATATTCTGGGATCTTTGTTAACCGCCGCCGTGTTGGTTCTGATTCATGCGGCGGTTAGAAGAAGtgataatttgtttcttgatgaagaagctgcGGCGGTTACTGAAGCTTCAGGGCTGATGTCATACCCTTCGTCGTAA
- a CDS encoding kinase with adenine nucleotide alpha hydrolases-like domain-containing protein, with protein sequence MSREKQGKRSGSNGTEKVLVAVKASREISKTAFVWALTHIVHPGDCITLIVVVTSYNAGRKLWTFPRFAGDCATGHWKLHSDPMSEIKSDLTDTCSQMILQLHDVYDPNKVNVRIKIVSGSPCGAVAAEAKKSQANWVVLDKHLKHEEKRCIDELQCNIVAMKRSEAKVLRLNLVGSSTKEPELASEKNKNRLLDSVKAVVTTTPMSSPEVETSFTGTEAWTSSVSSSDLGTSSPVFTAEVRKDETLVVKENESDSDSESENLSLPSLSKRFQPWISEYLSTHCVSMQESTRGDDKAVQVSTKKALLEKISKLDEGEEAAMSSKRKDLEEYSGTLRALSRNAPPVSPPLCSICQHKAPVFGKPPRFFSYKELELATNGFSRANFLAEGGFGSVHRGVLPEGQIVAVKQHKVASTQGDVEFCSEVEVLSCAQHRNVVMLIGFCIEDTRRLLVYEYICNGSLDSHLYGRHKDTLGWPARQKIAVGAARGLRYLHEECRVGCIVHRDMRPNNILITHDYEPLVGDFGLARWQPDGELGVDTRVIGTFGYLAPEYAQSGQITEKADVYSFGVVLIELITGRKAMDIYRPKGQQCLTEWARSLLEEYAVEELVDPRLEKRYSETQVICMIHTASLCIRRDPHLRPRMSQVLRLLEGDMLMNEISGRFNGRLSTEKGLRDHN encoded by the exons ATGAGCAGAGAGAAACAGGGGAAGAGATCAGGTTCTAATGGGACTGAGAAGGTTCTTGTTGCTGTCAAAGCATCTAGGGAGATTTCAAAGACAGCATTTGTTTGGGCCTTGACTCATATTGTTCATCCTGGAGATTGCATTACtctgattgttgttgttacttcTTACAATGCTg GCCGAAAGCTATGGACTTTCCCTAGGTTTGCTGGAGATTGTGCTACTGGTCATTGGAAACTGCATTCTGATCCAATGTCTGAGATAAAGAGTGATCTCACTGATACTTGTTCCCAAATGATTCTCCAGCTTCATGATGTATATGATCCAAACAAG GTTAATGTCAGGATCAAGATTGTTTCTGGATCACCATGTGGAGCTGTTGCGGCTGAGGCCAAGAAATCTCAAGCAAATTGGGTAGTTCTTGATAA GCACCTTAAGCATGAAGAGAAACGGTGCATAGATGAGTTACAATGTAACATTGTGGCGATGAAGCGTTCTGAGGCAAAAGTCCTGCGGTTGAACTTGGTCGGGTCTTCAACAAAGGAACCAGAATTAGcatctgaaaaaaacaaaaacaggtTGTTAGATTCTGTTAAAGCGGTTGTTACAACTACTCCAATGAGCAGTCCTGAGGTTGAGACATCATTCACAGGAACAGAAGCTTGGACTTCATCAGTATCTAGCTCTGACCTCGGTACATCATCGCCAGTTTTCACAGCTGAAGTGAGAAAGGATGAAACTTTGGTCGTCAAAGAGAATGAATCTGATTCTGATTCAGAGAGCGAAAATCTATCACTACCTTCCTTAAGTAAGAGATTCCAACCATGGATATCAGAATATCTTAGCACTCATTGCGTCTCGATGCAGGAATCAACGAGAGGCGATGATAAGGCTGTTCAAGTATCTACTAAAAAGGCTTTGCTTGAGAAAATTTCTAAGcttgatgaaggagaagaagcagctATGTCAAGTAAAAGGAAAGACTTGGAGGAGTATAGTGGAACCTTAAGAGCGTTATCACGAAATGCTCCTCCTGTTTCACCTCCTCTCTGTTCTATATGCCAGCACAAAGCGCCTGTATTTGGAAAACCACCGAGGTTTTTCTCCTACAAAGAGTTAGAGCTTGCAACAAACGGGTTTTCGCGAGCTAATTTTTTGGCAGAAGGTGGATTTGGATCTGTTCATAGAGGTGTATTACCTGAAGGCCAGATTGTAGCAGTAAAGCAACACAAAGTGGCCAGTACACAAGGAGATGTAGAGTTTTGCTCTGAAGTAGAAGTTTTGAGCTGTGCTCAGCATCGAAACGTAGTTATGTTAATCGGTTTCTGCATCGAAGATACCAGAAGACTCTTGGTCTATGAATACATATGCAATGGATCATTAGACTCTCATCTATACG GTCGCCATAAGGACACTTTGGGATGGCCTGCAAGACAAAAAATAGCGGTTGGAGCGGCTCGAGGTCTTCGATATCTTCATGAAGAGTGTAGAGTAGGTTGCATTGTTCACCGAGACATGAGGCCTAACAATATACTAATTACTCATGATTATGAACCACtg GTTGGAGATTTTGGTTTAGCAAGATGGCAGCCTGATGGAGAGCTAGGTGTAGACACGCGTGTGATAGGAACTTTCGg CTATTTAGCTCCAGAGTATGCTCAAAGTGGACAAATCACAGAGAAAGCCGATGTTTACTCGTTCGGGGTTGTATTGATCGAACTAATCACGGGTCGTAAAGCAATGGATATCTACAGACCAAAGGGACAACAATGTTTAACTGAATGG GCAAGATCTTTATTAGAAGAGTATGCGGTTGAGGAATTAGTTGATCCGAGGCTCGAAAAGCGATATTCAGAAACACAAGTCATTTGCATGATTCATACAGCTTCATTGTGTATACGTAGAGATCCACATTTGCGTCCTCGCATGTCTCAG GTGTTGCGTTTATTGGAAGGAGATATGTTAATGAATGAAATCTCAGGGAGGTTTAATGGAAGACTATCCACTGAGAAAGGTCTCAGAGATCATAACTAA